The following proteins come from a genomic window of Rutidosis leptorrhynchoides isolate AG116_Rl617_1_P2 chromosome 10, CSIRO_AGI_Rlap_v1, whole genome shotgun sequence:
- the LOC139871727 gene encoding gallate 1-beta-glucosyltransferase 84A23-like, protein MGSKQDLVHVFLVTFPGQGHVNPLLRLGKLLASKGNLLVTFSATKATGKKMKDAGAPVSGDPVPVGDCGGMIRFEFFDDGVSDDNDDERHDFNTYMNKLENYGKKSVTEIINRHKRNGCPVSCLINNPFVSWVCDVAEELNIPCATLWVQSCACFSLYYHFYNSLVPFPTEQQPDIDVRIPNMPVLKSDEIPSFLHPSTPYKVFGSALLGQFKNLSKTYCVLIESFQELEDDLIRYMSKICHIRAVGPLFKNPLLETSLNIFGDLIKADECLEWLNSKETSSVVYISFGSIVLFSQEQVTELAYGLLNSGVSFLWVLRKGKMHDGSESGWLPEGFIEEAGERGKVVQWSPQAVVLRHTSVSCFVTHCGWNSTLEALSSGVPVVAFPYWGDQVTDAKYLVDEWKVGIRMSRGEAENRVVSRKEVEECLREASGGVKAAEMKKNVMKWKKAAEEAVAEGGSSDRNLQEFVDEVRKMALC, encoded by the exons ATGGGCTCGAAACAAGATCTTGTGCACGTGTTTCTGGTCACCTTTCCGGGACAAGGCCACGTAAACCCACTTCTTAGACTCGGCAAACTTCTTGCATCAAAGGGCAACCTTCTAGTCACCTTCTCCGCCACCAAAGCCACCGGAAAGAAAATGAAGGATGCTGGTGCACCCGTCTCCGGTGATCCTGTTCCGGTGGGCGACTGTGGTGGCATGATTCGGTTTGAGTTCTTTGACGATGGTGTATCCGATGACAACGATGACGAGCGCCATGATTTTAATACGTACATGAATAAGCTCGAAAATTATGGCAAGAAATCAGTTACTGAAATCATCAACCGCCATAAACGAAACGGCTGCCCTGTCTCGTGTCTAATTAACAATCCTTTTGTGTCGTGGGTTTGTGACGTGGCAGAAGAGCTTAACATCCCTTGTGCAACACTTTGGGTGCAGTCTTGTGCTTGTTTTTCgttgtattatcatttttataattcatTAGTTCCTTTTCCAACTGAACAACAACCAGATATCGATGTTCGAATTCCGAACATGCCAGTGTTGAAGTCCGATGAGATTCCGAGCTTTTTACACCCTTCAACGCCGTATAAGGTTTTCGGAAGTGCTCTTCTAGGTCAATTCAAGAACTTGTCAAAAACATATTGTGTACTAATTGAATCTTTTCAAGAACTTGAAGATGATCTGATTAG GTACATGTCTAAAATATGTCATATCCGAGCAGTGGGCCCGCTGTTCAAAAACCCGTTACTTGAAACGAGCTTAAACATTTTCGGTGACTTGATAAAAGCGGACGAGTGTCTCGAGTGGCTCAACTCGAAGGAGACTTCATCGGTTGTTTATATATCGTTCGGTAGTATTGTTTTGTTCAGCCAAGAACAGGTGACTGAGCTGGCATATGGTCTACTAAATTCAGGAGTGTCGTTTTTGTGGGTTTTGAGAAAAGGAAAGATGCATGACGGATCGGAATCTGGGTGGTTGCCGGAGGGGTTTATCGAAGAGGCCGGTGAGAGGGGGAAGGTGGTTCAGTGGAGCCCACAAGCAGTGGTTTTGAGACATACATCTGTGTCGTGTTTCGTGACTCATTGTGGGTGGAACTCGACGTTAGAGGCGTTGTCTAGCGGTGTTCCGGTAGTGGCGTTTCCGTACTGGGGAGATCAAGTGACTGATGCGAAGTATTTAGTTGATGAATGGAAAGTAGGGATTAGAATGAGTAGGGGTGAGGCTGAGAATAGGGTGGTTAGTCGGAAGGAGGTGGAGGAGTGTTTGAGGGAGGCGAGTGGCGGCGTAAAAGCGGCGGAGATGAAGAAGAATGTGATGAAGTGGAAGAAAGCGGCGGAGGAAGCGGTGGCGGAAGGTGGTTCATCTGATCGGAATTTACAAGAGTTTGTGGATGAGGTTAGAAAGATGGCATTGTGTTAA